The following DNA comes from Streptomyces spinoverrucosus.
AGCCGCCCCGCTCGTCGACCTCGACGCACTCGGCGAGGACGGTGTCCTCCCAGAGGTGGAAGCCGTCGTGCTCGCGGCACTCCCAGGCGGTGCCGGTGTCGGCGGCGCTGGTGTACTCGTAGACGTCGATGCCCCAGTCGTCGCGGATCCGCTCGCGCATCTTCCGGCTGAGTGGCTGCCCGGCGCAGGAGGCGCCCTTGAGGGAGGAGAAGGCCTCCCTCAGATCCGTCTTGTCGGCGAGGTGCTCCAGCTCCACCATCTGCGGATACATCATCTGGAGGTAGGCGGGGCGGTAGGTGCGCAGGGCCTCGACGACCTCGTGCATCTTGCCGAGCCAGGTGTCGACCTCGATGACGACGGCGCCGAGCGCCTGGTAGCCGGGGTCCATGAGGTTGCGGAAGGTGCCGGGCGGGCTCAGCACCCGGTCCCCGGGCCTCAGGCCGAGTTCCCACAGGTCGCGCACCTGCGCGGTCACCAGGGGCGGCGCGTCCTGCCAGATCTCGGCGAAGAACTCGGGGTCGCCGGTGGTGCCCGAGCTGGACGAGACCGAGGTGAGTTCCTCGGGCGGTACGCACAGCAGACCTCCGAAGGGGTCGCCCGTGCGGGCCCGGTGGGCGCGCACCATGTCCTTCGTGATGAACGGCACGCGCGCCCGGAAGTCCCGCAGCGACCGGATGTCCCTCGGGTGCACCCCGTGCTCGTCCCAGAGCTCGCGGTAGAAGGCCGAGTTGGCGTAGGCGTACTCGACGAGCTCCAGGACCCGTTCCTCCTGCCGCGCCCGCAGTTCCTCGCGGGGCATGGTCTCCACCTGCGGCTCGAAGTACCTGTCAGCGGTGTCCCTGTCACCGACCATGGCGCCTCCTCGCGGCTCAGTGCCCAGATCTTCCAGCTATCAGCGCAATCAGTCAACCAATTCGACGGATTCAAGGCTAGGTATCGCGCGCCGCCGATCCATATAGTTAACTATTAGAACTCATTCAACCAACCGAAGGGGTGTCGTGAAGATCGTTGTCTGCGTGAAACACGTGCCCGACGCCGCGGCCGACCGCGGCTTCACCGAGGACGGCAGCACCGACCGCGCGTCGGTCGACTCACTGCTGTCCGAGCTCGACGAGTACGCCGTCGAACAGGCCCTGCGGCTCGCCGAGTCCGGCGTCGACGCCGAGATCAGCTACCTCACCGTCGGCCCCGACGACGCCCGGGACGCGCTGCGCAAGGCGCTGGCCATGGGCGGCGACTCGGCGATCCATGTGAGCGACGACGAGATCGAGGGCAGCGACGCGCTCGGTACGTCACTCGTCCTGGCCAGGGCGATCGAGCGGCACGGCTTCGATCTCGTGCTGTGCGGGATGGCCTCGACAGACGGCACCATGGGCGTCGTGCCGGCGATGCTGGCCGAGCGGCTCGGCGTCCCGGCCGTCACGCATCTGGAGGAGCTGGCGGTCGAGGACGGCACGGTGACCGGGCGCCGTGAGGGCGACGGGGCGACCGTGCGCGTGCGGGGCACTTTGCCGGCCGTGGTGTCGGTGACCGACCGCTCCGGCGACGCACGCTACCCCTCGTTCAAGGGGATCATGGCCGCGAAGAAGAAGCCGCTCGAGACCCTCGACCTCGCCGACCTCGGCATCGAACCGGAGCAGGTCGGTCGGGGCGGCGCCCGGTCGGCCGTGGACGCCGCGGCCAGACGCCCCCCGCGCTCCAAGGGCGAGATCGTCGCCGACGAAGGGGCGGCCGGCGCCTCGCTCGCCGCATTCCTGACCGCGAAGAAGTTCATCTGACCCGACCCCCGGAAAGGAGCGCGCCACCATGGCCGAGATCCTCGTCCTCGTCGACCACACCGACGGCGTCATACGCAAGCCGACCCTCGAACTGCTCACCCTGGCCCGCCGGTTGGGCGAACCGTCCGCCGTCCTCCTGGGCTCCGGCGCTGACACCGCGACCGAGACCCTCGGACGGTACGGCGCCCGCAAGGTCTATGTCGTGGACGCCCCGGAGGTCGACGAGTACCTCGTCACCCCGGCCGTCGATGCCCTTACCCAGATCGCCGAGCGCACCGGCCCGGCGGCGATCCTGCTGCCGTCCGGGCCGGACGGCAAGGAGGCCGCCGCACGGGTCGCGATCCGCCTCGGCTCCGGGCTCGTCACCGATGCCGTCGACGTCACCGCGGGGCCGGACGGGCCGGTCACCGAGCAGTCGGCGTTCGCGGCGACGTACCAGGTCACGGCACACATCACGCAGGGCGTCCCGGTCATCACGGTCAAGCCGAACGCCACCGCGCCCGAACCCGCCCCCGTCACCCCGGTCGTCGAGAAGCAGGACATCTCCTTCGGCCCGGCCGCCACCGCCGTACGGGTCCTGTCCCGCACGCCACGGGAGCGCGGCGACCGTCCCGAGCTGACCGAGGCCGAGGTCGTGGTCTCCGGCGGCCGGGGCGTGAACGGCGACTTCGCCGTGGTCGAGCGGGTCGCCGACGCGCTGGGCGCCGCCGTCGGGGCCTCCCGTGCCGCCGTGGACGCCGGCTGGTACCCGCACAGCCACCAGGTCGGCCAGACCGGCACCCAGGTGTCCCCGCAGCTCTACCTCGCCGCCGGCATCTCCGGGGCGATCCAGCACCGGGCGGGCATGCAGACGTCCAAGACCATCGTCGCCGTCAACAAGGACGCCGACGCCCCGATCTTCGAACTGGCCGACTACGGCGTCGTGGGGACCTGTTCGAGGTGCTGCCGCAGTTGGTGGCGGAGATCGAGCGCCGCCGCAGCTGACCTTTCACCGCTCGGGCCTTCCCTTCCACGCACGATACAACTAAAATCGCTAACTGATTACAACCATTGACCCGAAGGAGCGTCATGTCGAAGATCTGGGTCAACTCGGGGGACTCGCACGTGATGGAACCCGCCGACGTGTGGACCGAGAGGCTGCCCGCGCGGCTCGGCGCTCGTGCCCCGCGCAGTGAGCGCGGCGAGAAGTACGAGATGCTCTACATCGACGGCGAGCGCATCGACCGCCAGCTCGGCGACTTCATGGACGCGATGCGCCCGCCGGGCGCCTGGGACCTGAAGGTCCGGCTCAAGGACCTCGACCAGGAGGGCGTGTGGGCCCAACTGGCCTTCCCCTCCATGGGTTTCTGGCTCGTGTCGATCACCGACCGGGAGCTCGCCCGGGAGACCGTGCGGGCCTGGAACGACTGGGCGCACGAGGAGATCCTCAAGCGGAACAAGCGCGTGATCACCACCGCCTGTGTCTCCACGGCCGACATCGGCGACGCGGTCGCCGAGCTGGAGCGGGCGGCGGAGATGGGCTTCCAGGCGGTGTTCCTGCCCTGCTCGACACGCGAGGGCGAGGAGTACGCCCTCGACCGCTGGGAGCCGCTGTGGACGGCGGCCGAGCGGGCGGGCATGGTGCTCGGGTTCCACATCGGCACCGGCGGTCAGAACGTCGTCTTCCGCGGGCCCGGCGGCGCCGTCGTCAACTACATAGAGACGACCTACCCGGGGATGCGCGTGGTGTCCCACATGGTCGCGGGCGGCGCGCTGGACCGTCACCCCGACCTCAAGATCCTGATCGCGGAGGGCGGCGCGGGTTGGGTGCCCGCCATCGGTGACCGCATGGACGAGGCGTACCGCCAGCACGGCATGTTCGTCCGGCCGAAGCTGAGCCGGCTGCCCAGCGAGATCATCAGGCAGCAGGTGTACGCGTCCTTCCAGCACGACAAGAGCTCGGTGGAGATCGTCGAGTCGACCGGCTACCGCAATGTGATGTGGGGCGACGACTACCCCCACCTGGAAGGCACCTACGGCCACACCCAGTCCACGCTCCACGACCTGTTCGACGGCGTGCCGGACGACGTCCGCGAGCGTGTCACGCGCGGCACCTTCAACGAGCTGTTCAAGCTGCCCGAGCAGACTCCCCAGGAGGCGGCCGTCTGAGCTCCGCCGGCGGCGAGACACCTGTGACCACGCCTGAATACCCCGAGGACCTCGAGCGGCCCGGGCTCGTCAGGACCGGGCGGTCGACCTTCGTCAGGCCCGTCCGGCCCGAGGACGCCGACCGCCTGGTGGCCTTCGTCGGCAGCCTGTCCCGGGCCACCCTGGCCTATCGCTCGCTCGGCCCGGTGGTCCGCGCCCGCGACGACGTCATCCGGCGCGGCGCGCACGTCGACTACCTCAATGAACTGGCCCTCGTCGCCCTGGCCGGCGACGAGATCGCCGGGCTGGTGCGGTACGTCCGTGACCCGGAGGATCCGGAGCACGCCGAGGTCACCTTCACCATCCGGGACGACCATCAGAGCGAGGGGTTCGGCCGGCTGCTGCTCGAGCACATCGCCGCCGCCGCACGCGCCCGCGGCATCCGGGTGCTGGAGGCCGACGTCCTGGCCGACAACACCCGGATGATCAACGTGTTCTTCGGCTCCGGCTACCGGATCGAGACCGGTCCACCCGGCCAGATCATCCACTTCGAGATCGCCATCGACCCGCAGACTCTCGCCGTCGCCCGGGCCGAGCGCCGGGAGCAGACCGCCGTACGGCGCTCTCTGCGGCCCCTGCTCGAACCACGGTCGGTGGCGGTGATCGGGGCCAACCGCAGCCCCTTGACGATCGGTCACGAGATCGTGGCCAACCTGCTGCGCGGCGGCTTCGGCGGCGACGTGTACCCGGTGAACCCGCGGGCCGAGCGGGTCGCCGGGACACGGGCGTACGCGAGTATCGCCGAGTTGCCCGAGCCGCCGGAGCTGGCGCTGGTGGCCGTACGGGCCGAGGCGGTGCCCGAGGCCGTACGGGAGTGCGCGCAGGCCGGAGTGAAGGCGGTGGTCGTCGTCTCCACGGGCTTCGGTGAGACCGGACCCGAGGGCAGGGCGACCGAGCTCGAACTGGCCCGTTCCGCCCGCTCCTCCGGTATGCGGCTGGTGGGCCCGAACTGCATGGGCGTGGTCAACACGACGCCCGCCGCGCGGCTGGCCGCGACCTTCTCCCCCGCCCTGCCGGCGCCCGGCCGGGTGGCGATGTCCAGCCAGTCCGGGCCGCTGGGGCTCGCCGTGCTCGACTTCGCCCGGCGGCTCGGGCTCGGCTTCTCGGGGTTCGTGTCGGTGGGCCACGCCGTCGACGTCTCGACCAACGATCTGCTCCAGTGGTGGGAGGAGGACCCGGGGACCTCGGTGATCCTGCTGCACGTCGAGACCTTCGGCAATCCGCGCCGGTTCGCCCGGATCGCCCGCCGGATCGCGCCGCGCAAACCGATCGTCGCAGTCCACCCCGGCCCCGCCGACTCGGCGGTGAGCTCGCTGTTCGCCCAGTCCGGCGTGATCCGTACCCGCAGTCTCCAGGAGCTGTTCGACGTCGCCCTGTTGCTCGCCCACCAGCCGCCCCCGCCCGGCGACCGGGTCGCCGTGATCACCAACGCCGGCGGGCCCGCGGCGCTGACGGCGGGCGCGTGCGCGGCGAGCGGAATGCGCGTCCCCGCACTCGGCGAGCGCACCCGGCAGACACTCCGCGCGGCCCTGGCACCGCACGCGGACGTCTCGAACCCGGTCGACCTGACCCCCAGGGCCACCGCCGCGCACTACCGCGAGGCGCTGGACGCGGTCCTGGCCGACGACGATGTCGACGCGGCCATCGTGCTGTTCATGCCGCCGCTGGCGGACAAGGCCGACGAGGTGGCGTCGGCGATCCTCGACGCGGCCGCCGCCCGCCCCGACAAACCGGTCGTCGCCAGCTTCCTGGCCGGCGCGGGCGTCGCCGAACTCCTGCACCGGGGCGACCTGGTGGTGCCGACGTACACGTTCCCCGAGGCGGCGGCCGGCTCCCTCGGACACGCGGCGGCCTACCAGGCCTGGCGCAGCACCCCGGCCGGCGTCGTGCCCGACCTCCCAGGAGTCGACGTCGAGCGGGCACGCGCGCTGCTGGCGGGACGCCCGCCCGGCCCGGTTCCCGAGCGGATCGCCACCGAAGTACTCGCCTCGTACGGAATCGCCGTACGCGACACAGAACCCGGTCCCGGCCCGGACGCGTTCCTCTCCGTCTCCTCCGACCCGGTGTTCGGGCCGGTGGTCGCCTTCGGCCTGACCGGGGACTACGCCGACCTCATGGCGGACGTCGTGTACCGGGTCACGCCGCTCACCGATCGCGACGCCCGCGAGATGGTCCGCTCGCTGCGGGCGACTCCCCTGCTGGAAGGCCGGGGTGTGGAGTTCGCGGCGCTGGAGGAGACCGTCCTGCGGATCTCGGCGATGGTCGAGGACCTGCCCGAGATCGAAGCGCTGGACCTGCGGCCGGTGCGGCTGCTGTCGCCCGGGGACGGGGTGGCCGTAGCGCACGCGACGATCCGGGTCTCGGCCAACGCAACGGGAGGGACTCACTCATGAAGGTCGGCATCTACTTCGACCTGCGCAACCCGCCCGAGTGGCAGCGGAGTTGGTCGCGGGTGTACGGCTTCGCGCTGGAGATGTGCGAGGAGGCGGACCGGCTGGGTCTGGACTCCGTCTGGTTCTCCGAGCACCACGGCTTCGAGGACGGGTATCTCCCCCAGCCGCTCACCATGGCGGCCGCGGCCGCTGCCCGCACCCGCCGGGTGCGCCTGGGCACGGCGGTCATCCCCGCTCCGCTGCACGCGGCCCCGGAGATCGCCGAGCAGGCCGCGGTCGTGGATCTCATCAGCGACGGCCGCCTGGACCTCGGCCTCGGCACCGGCTACCGGGTCCCCGAGTACCGGCTGTACGGCGCCGACCTGGGCAGGCGCTACACCACGACCGACCAGCGGGTACGGCAGATCCGCGGTCTGTGGGCCGAATCGCTGGTCACTCCCGGCCCGGTCCAGGACCCCCTGCCGATCTGGCTCGGCTACCAGGGTCCGCAGGGCGCCCGGCGGGCCGGCCGGCTCGGCACGGGCCTGCTGTCGCTCAACCCGGCGCTGCTGGCGCCGTACCTGGACGGGCTGGCCGAGAGCGGACACGACGGGTCGGCGGCCAGGATGCAGGGCTCGTTCACCACGTTCGTCACCGAGGATCCCGAGGGCGACTGGCCGGTGGTGCGCAGACATCTGGCCTACCAGTGGGACAGCTACCGCCGCTACATGGTCGAGGGGACCGACCAGCCGGTCCCGCGCCCCATCGATCCCGAGAAGTGGCGGGAGAAGGGGCTGAACGCGACCGGGTTCGGGCAGTTCCTGTACGGCACCCCGCAAAAGACGGCCGAGGCCATCAGGGCGTATGTGGCGGGGCTGCCGGTCGAGGGCGTGTTCCTGTGGGCCTCGCTGGCCGGGATGCCGGAGGAGATGGTGGCCCGGCAGGTGCAGCTCATCGCCGGGAAGCTGCGGCCGCTGCTTGCCGATGTCTGAAGCGAGGAGGCACACGATGTCCACGACGCCTTGGGCGGGGGCGGATTTCCAGGAGCCGCCGCGCACACCCGGCGGGGTGGCGCTGTGCGGGGCGTGCCGCGGCGCCGGTTCCTGCCGGCTGGGCGTGCGGCGCGAGCGGCTCGGCGAGGACGGCGTGGCGTCGTTCGAACTCGCCTGCCCGCGTGACCAGGAGGGCGGGCCCGAGGTCGCGCACGGCGGCTGGACGGCGGCCGTGCTGGACGACTGTCTCGGCCATCTGCCTCTGCTGCACCGGGTGTTGAGCGTGACGGCGGAGTTGACCGTGAGCTTCGTCAAGCCGGTGCCGGTCGAACGTCCGCTTCAGGTGCGGGCCTGGGTGGAGAAGCGGGAGGGCAGGCGCTGGTACATCGCGGGCGAGATGGTGCTCCTGCCGACCCGCGCCGTGCTGGCCCGGGCCTCCGGGATCTGGGTGACCCGGGACCGGGGCCATTTCGCACGCCATCAGCAGTGGCTGGCCGCGCAGGACGGCGGGACTCAGTAGGAGCGCAGTCCCATGCTGCGGGCGATGCCGTTGCGCTGGATCTGACTGGTGCCCCCGGAGATCGTGGCCACGATCGACTCCCGGTACCGGAAGCTCATCACGCTCTCCGTCGAGAAACCGTGCCCCGCGAGGACCTGCATCCCGAGCCGGGCGGCCGCCACATAGGTCTCGGACCCCTTGAGCTTCGCCATCGAGCCCTCCCGCGTGCACGGCTTGCCCTGGGCGAGCAGCCAGGCGGCGCGGTAGGCGAGCAGCCGGGCGGAGTCGATCTCGGTCTGCAGGTCGGCCATGGCGTGGGCGAGTGCCTGGAAGTTGCCGATCGGACGGCCGAAGGCGTGCCGGGTGCGGGCGTACTCCAGCATCTCGTCCAAGGTGGCCTGCGCCGCTCCCAGGTATCCCCCGCTGATGATCACCTTCTCCAGTTCGATGTTGGAGAGCATGACCTTCCAGCCTTCGTCGCGCGGGCCGACGAGGTTCTCCTTGGGGACGAGGGCGTCGTGGAAGAAGACCTCGTTGGTGCCCAGGATGTGCCGGGCCAGCGTCGGGGTCCGGCGTATCTCGACGCCCTCCGTCGCGGGGTCGACGAGCAGGAGGCTGATGCCGCCGTGCTTGGGCTCCCGGGGGCCGGTGCGCACATAGGTCGCGATGGTCGTGTCGGGCAGGCCGCCGCCGGTGCACCAGGCCTTCTGGCCGCGCACCAGGAAGTGGTCGCCATGGTCATCGGCGGTGGTGCGCAGCGCCGCGGCATCCGATCCGCTGTCCGGCTCGCTGAGGCCGACGGCGAGGCGGTGGCGCCCTGTCATCACCAGGTCACGAATAAAGGCACGCTGGGCGTCGCTGCCCCATCGGAACACGGTGATGCCGGGGATGAGCACGCCGATATAGCACATGGCGACGTCGAAGCTGGCCCGCCCGAGCTCCTCCGCGATCAGGATGAGCTCCAGCGGACCGCCGCCGTCGCCGCCCTCCTCCTCGCTGAACGGGAGCGAGAACCACCCCAGCTCGGCCATGCCCCGGAACAGTTCGGGCGGCACGACGCCCTCCTCGTCCCACCGCTTGGCCTTCTCGGCCGGGCACACGTCGGCGACGAACTGCCGTGCCGTCGCGCGCAACAGATCCTGCTCGTCGGTCAACCCGAAGTCCACGGCCACTCCTCGTCAGCACATGGGGATATTCATCTATCTAATTATTCTATGTTAGCGGATAAGGCGGCGGCTGGCAGGAGGCCTGCGGGGAGAGGCAACGGACCAAGGGGCCGTCCCTGGCCGCGTCGACAGCCCTGCCGTTGCGGGGTGCGGGAGACGAGAACGCCTCGTCCGCGACAAATGGAACAGGCTCAGCCGGCAAGCGGGTCGCCGACGGGCGCGCCGCGCTTGCTCCCCCGGCGAGGCCGCACGCGGATCGCTGACCCCTAGGGCCCGACTGCGCGTGTTCCCAGGCCTCAGTTTCCTGCCAGACCAGGCGACAGTCGCTGTCCGATCGGCCTGAAGATGACCGAGTTCAACGGAGCGTAGTCAGCGCCAAGTCAGCAGGGGAGCGATGAAGTCGGGTGATGACATGGGCTTTCAGTCAGCACCGACCAAGCCCACAAGACGGCCCTCCTAGCACTGACATAGGCGCAACACGCACACCCCGCCCCCGAACTATGTAGCCCCACCACATGTGCCCCTGACCTGCAAATTCCTACCGTGTGCGCACACACACCCGTCCCCACCGCACACGAGGAAGTGGCGCACATGGCCTCCCCAGCAACCGCTCCCCCATCCCCGGGCAAACTGAAGCGCATCGTCGCCGCGTCCCTCATAGGCACCACCATCGAGTGGTACGACTTCTTCCTGTACGGCTCGGCGGCCGCGCTGGTGTTCAACCAGCTGTTCTTCCCGGAGTCCGACCCGCTCGTCGGCACGCTGCTGTCGTTCCTGACGTACGCCGTGGGCTTCGCGGCCCGGCCGCTCGGTGCGCTGGTCTTCGGGCACTACGGCGACCGGCTCGGGCGGAAGAAGCTGCTGGTCCTGAGTCTGCTGCTGATGGGCGGCGCGACCTTCGCGATCGGGCTGCTGCCCACGCACGCGACGATCGGCAGCGCGGCGCCCGTGCTGCTGACGGTGCTGCGGCTCGTGCAGGGCTTCGCGCTCGGTGGTGAGTGGGGCGGTGCCGTCCTGCTGGTGTCGGAGCACGGGGACGCGCGACGCCGTGGCTTCTGGGCGTCGTGGCCGCAGACCGGGGCGCCCGCGGGGCAGCTCCTCGCGACCGGCGTGCTGTCCTTCCTCACCGCCGTCCTGTCCGAGAGCGCCTTCACCGGCTGGGGCTGGCGCATTCCGTTCCTGCTCTCCGGAGTGCTGGTGATCGTCGGGCTGTGGATCCGCCTGTCCGTCGACGAGTCGCCCGTCTTCCAGAAGGCGCTCGCGCAGGCCGAGGCACGCAAGGCCGACAACGCGGCGCAGGCCGAGAAGATGCCGCTGGTCGCGGTGTTGCGGCACCACTGGCGTGACGTCCTGGTGGCGATGGGCGCCCGTATGGCCGAGAACATCAGCTACTACGTCATCACCGCCTTCATCCTCGTCTACGCCACCACCTCCGCCGGCGTCTCCAAGCAGACCGCCCTCAACGCCGTGCTCATCGCGTCGGCCGTGCACTTCGCGGTCATCCCGCTGTGGGGCGCGCTGTCCGACCGGATCGGCCGCCGTCCCGTCTACCTGATCGGCGCGGTGGGCGTCGGCCTGTGGATGTTCCCGTTCTTCTCGCTGATCGACACCGGCGGCTTCGGCAACCTGATCCTCGCGGTGACCGTGGGCCTGGTGCTGCACGGGGCGATGTACGCGCCGCAGGCCGCCTTCTTCTCCGAGATGTTCGCGACCCGGATGCGCTACTCCGGCGCCTCCATCGGCGCCCAGTTCGCCTCCGTCGCGGCGGGCGCGCCGGCCCCGCTGATCGCCACCGCGCTGCTGGCCGCCTACGGCAGCTCCACGCCCATCGCCCTGTACGTGATCGCCGCCGCGCTCCTCACGGTCGTCGCCGTGGCGGCCGCCAAGGAGACCCGCAACCGGGATCTGGCCGACGTCGGGCCCTCCGACACCACGCCGTCGGCGTCCCGGGCCGCGGACGCGCACACGGTCTGATGCCCAGCGCTGACCCCTGTACGCGCCCTCGCGTACAGGGGTCAGTCGCGTATCGGCGTCGCCAAGCGGTGCAGCCGCAGGGCGAGTTGGATCTCCAGGGCGCGGGACGGGGTCTGCCAGTCGTCGCCCAGGAGACGGGCCACGCGCTCCAGGCGCTGGGCGACCGTGTTGACGTGGACGTGGAGTTCGTCCTTGGTGCGGGCCGGGCTCATCCCACAGGCGA
Coding sequences within:
- a CDS encoding PaaI family thioesterase, which codes for MSTTPWAGADFQEPPRTPGGVALCGACRGAGSCRLGVRRERLGEDGVASFELACPRDQEGGPEVAHGGWTAAVLDDCLGHLPLLHRVLSVTAELTVSFVKPVPVERPLQVRAWVEKREGRRWYIAGEMVLLPTRAVLARASGIWVTRDRGHFARHQQWLAAQDGGTQ
- a CDS encoding electron transfer flavoprotein subunit beta/FixA family protein, translated to MKIVVCVKHVPDAAADRGFTEDGSTDRASVDSLLSELDEYAVEQALRLAESGVDAEISYLTVGPDDARDALRKALAMGGDSAIHVSDDEIEGSDALGTSLVLARAIERHGFDLVLCGMASTDGTMGVVPAMLAERLGVPAVTHLEELAVEDGTVTGRREGDGATVRVRGTLPAVVSVTDRSGDARYPSFKGIMAAKKKPLETLDLADLGIEPEQVGRGGARSAVDAAARRPPRSKGEIVADEGAAGASLAAFLTAKKFI
- a CDS encoding acyl-CoA dehydrogenase family protein, yielding MDFGLTDEQDLLRATARQFVADVCPAEKAKRWDEEGVVPPELFRGMAELGWFSLPFSEEEGGDGGGPLELILIAEELGRASFDVAMCYIGVLIPGITVFRWGSDAQRAFIRDLVMTGRHRLAVGLSEPDSGSDAAALRTTADDHGDHFLVRGQKAWCTGGGLPDTTIATYVRTGPREPKHGGISLLLVDPATEGVEIRRTPTLARHILGTNEVFFHDALVPKENLVGPRDEGWKVMLSNIELEKVIISGGYLGAAQATLDEMLEYARTRHAFGRPIGNFQALAHAMADLQTEIDSARLLAYRAAWLLAQGKPCTREGSMAKLKGSETYVAAARLGMQVLAGHGFSTESVMSFRYRESIVATISGGTSQIQRNGIARSMGLRSY
- a CDS encoding MFS transporter; the encoded protein is MASPATAPPSPGKLKRIVAASLIGTTIEWYDFFLYGSAAALVFNQLFFPESDPLVGTLLSFLTYAVGFAARPLGALVFGHYGDRLGRKKLLVLSLLLMGGATFAIGLLPTHATIGSAAPVLLTVLRLVQGFALGGEWGGAVLLVSEHGDARRRGFWASWPQTGAPAGQLLATGVLSFLTAVLSESAFTGWGWRIPFLLSGVLVIVGLWIRLSVDESPVFQKALAQAEARKADNAAQAEKMPLVAVLRHHWRDVLVAMGARMAENISYYVITAFILVYATTSAGVSKQTALNAVLIASAVHFAVIPLWGALSDRIGRRPVYLIGAVGVGLWMFPFFSLIDTGGFGNLILAVTVGLVLHGAMYAPQAAFFSEMFATRMRYSGASIGAQFASVAAGAPAPLIATALLAAYGSSTPIALYVIAAALLTVVAVAAAKETRNRDLADVGPSDTTPSASRAADAHTV
- a CDS encoding bifunctional acetate--CoA ligase family protein/GNAT family N-acetyltransferase, which encodes MTTPEYPEDLERPGLVRTGRSTFVRPVRPEDADRLVAFVGSLSRATLAYRSLGPVVRARDDVIRRGAHVDYLNELALVALAGDEIAGLVRYVRDPEDPEHAEVTFTIRDDHQSEGFGRLLLEHIAAAARARGIRVLEADVLADNTRMINVFFGSGYRIETGPPGQIIHFEIAIDPQTLAVARAERREQTAVRRSLRPLLEPRSVAVIGANRSPLTIGHEIVANLLRGGFGGDVYPVNPRAERVAGTRAYASIAELPEPPELALVAVRAEAVPEAVRECAQAGVKAVVVVSTGFGETGPEGRATELELARSARSSGMRLVGPNCMGVVNTTPAARLAATFSPALPAPGRVAMSSQSGPLGLAVLDFARRLGLGFSGFVSVGHAVDVSTNDLLQWWEEDPGTSVILLHVETFGNPRRFARIARRIAPRKPIVAVHPGPADSAVSSLFAQSGVIRTRSLQELFDVALLLAHQPPPPGDRVAVITNAGGPAALTAGACAASGMRVPALGERTRQTLRAALAPHADVSNPVDLTPRATAAHYREALDAVLADDDVDAAIVLFMPPLADKADEVASAILDAAAARPDKPVVASFLAGAGVAELLHRGDLVVPTYTFPEAAAGSLGHAAAYQAWRSTPAGVVPDLPGVDVERARALLAGRPPGPVPERIATEVLASYGIAVRDTEPGPGPDAFLSVSSDPVFGPVVAFGLTGDYADLMADVVYRVTPLTDRDAREMVRSLRATPLLEGRGVEFAALEETVLRISAMVEDLPEIEALDLRPVRLLSPGDGVAVAHATIRVSANATGGTHS
- a CDS encoding LLM class flavin-dependent oxidoreductase, encoding MKVGIYFDLRNPPEWQRSWSRVYGFALEMCEEADRLGLDSVWFSEHHGFEDGYLPQPLTMAAAAAARTRRVRLGTAVIPAPLHAAPEIAEQAAVVDLISDGRLDLGLGTGYRVPEYRLYGADLGRRYTTTDQRVRQIRGLWAESLVTPGPVQDPLPIWLGYQGPQGARRAGRLGTGLLSLNPALLAPYLDGLAESGHDGSAARMQGSFTTFVTEDPEGDWPVVRRHLAYQWDSYRRYMVEGTDQPVPRPIDPEKWREKGLNATGFGQFLYGTPQKTAEAIRAYVAGLPVEGVFLWASLAGMPEEMVARQVQLIAGKLRPLLADV
- a CDS encoding amidohydrolase family protein, coding for MSKIWVNSGDSHVMEPADVWTERLPARLGARAPRSERGEKYEMLYIDGERIDRQLGDFMDAMRPPGAWDLKVRLKDLDQEGVWAQLAFPSMGFWLVSITDRELARETVRAWNDWAHEEILKRNKRVITTACVSTADIGDAVAELERAAEMGFQAVFLPCSTREGEEYALDRWEPLWTAAERAGMVLGFHIGTGGQNVVFRGPGGAVVNYIETTYPGMRVVSHMVAGGALDRHPDLKILIAEGGAGWVPAIGDRMDEAYRQHGMFVRPKLSRLPSEIIRQQVYASFQHDKSSVEIVESTGYRNVMWGDDYPHLEGTYGHTQSTLHDLFDGVPDDVRERVTRGTFNELFKLPEQTPQEAAV
- a CDS encoding phenylacetate--CoA ligase family protein is translated as MVGDRDTADRYFEPQVETMPREELRARQEERVLELVEYAYANSAFYRELWDEHGVHPRDIRSLRDFRARVPFITKDMVRAHRARTGDPFGGLLCVPPEELTSVSSSSGTTGDPEFFAEIWQDAPPLVTAQVRDLWELGLRPGDRVLSPPGTFRNLMDPGYQALGAVVIEVDTWLGKMHEVVEALRTYRPAYLQMMYPQMVELEHLADKTDLREAFSSLKGASCAGQPLSRKMRERIRDDWGIDVYEYTSAADTGTAWECREHDGFHLWEDTVLAECVEVDERGGWRDVPESDLGELVATDLDNRAAPLIRYRSEDLVRLSRDTCGCGRTHARMWVAGRRGDETVVRGRSVVLRDIWQAVEDQPETVAGVFQIVRSGREVEELRLRVGYDPHLTGDVDALAGRLSEAVRERTGVKPVLDMRPEEDLLKTMTSVAKFPRVVKS